Genomic window (Verrucomicrobiota bacterium):
AATTATGAAGAAATATATTAATGGTATGCACTTTAGATACAATTTAATGAGTATTTTGATGGGGGTTATTTCCCTCCAGTGGGGGCAGGTTTTTGCTGCGGCCATCCAAGCGATTCCCTAACACTCCACCAAGGCCCTCCTCATGCTCTCTATTCTTAGAGAAAAAATCTGTCAACATATTCACCTCACCATGAATTATCACCCCCTCCACCTTGATCGCCTCAGCAGGAGGCACCCCCTTTATCTCATATTGGTGACAATGACTTTTTTGGTTCATTCCCGCTCCGCTGACTACGTGTACACGGGCACTACCAATATCATCGCTAATCCGGACCGGCAGATTTTGACAATACGACCCGGTTTATGATCAGTAATACCATTTGGCTGGATACCGCTCCAGCTATCGGACGCACAGTGGTTGAGAATATCTACAAACTTAATGAGTTCACGAATTCCGCCATCAGTTCGAGCTATTTGGACAGCCTTCAGACGGATTTTGACCTGATGCGTTCGCGTGGACAGAAGCTGGCCCCGACCTCCACCTATGACTGGATTTCACCTGTCACAAACGATGTGCCCGCAGCAACGGTGATCGGGCATCTTGAACAGTTAGCTACTATTTTAAATAGCAATAAGGATGTCATGAGTTTTTTGAATCTTGGCTTCATAGGCCGTTACGGAGAAATGCACACGTCCTCAAGCGGACACACTACCCCCGGGGATGTTACCTTCACGGCATCTGGCTTGCAAATTGTCGATAAAGTCATGGAAATCATGGCTGTGGATCGTATGTGGGCGGTTCGTTATCCAGATCAGTTATCCCAACTCTATACCACACCACTGGATTCATCCTTGGCCTATACGACCAATATTCAGGCACGTTTGGGTTTCAGTAACGATGGACTTATGCATGATGAGACCCATTTGGGAACCTTTACTAGTCCTTCAGGTGAGCCCATTCGCTAAGATGCTCAGACAAATTATGTGGGTCAATCAACTCAGTACACCGTGAGCGCCGTTGAGATGGCACCCAGTTCTCCTTACTCCGATAATGGAGCTTTGGCCCTCAGTGAAATTAATGCCTACCATATTTCCATGCTTCAGGAAAACGAGAGTGACGGAGGGGTGGCGTGTACTTGCGGCCTGGGACTCCCAAGGTTTGTTGGATGATGTGGAGAATGCCCTCGGCTACCGCTTCCGTCTCATTTCCTCCAGCATTCCCTCTTTTGGCGAGCAGGGTGAAGCGGTGTCCTTGAATCTGATGATGGCCAATGATGGATCAGCTCGTCCTTTCAATCCGCGCGATATGGAGATTATTTTACGGAACCAGTCCACATTACAGGATTATTCTTTTGATGTCGCCCTCGGAGACACACGTCTTTTCCTCCCGGGAGCTGGTGAGACTAAAACGCTCAATCTTTCATTCGTATTGACCACAGGAATGGCACTGGGAGATTACGATCTCTTTCTCAATCTTCCTGACCCTGAGGTAACCCTGGCGGGGATTGCCGACTACAGCATCAATCTGGCTAATGAAAACCTATGGGAAAGCACGGCCGGGTATAACAGCCTGCAAGCCACCATTACAGTCCAAGCCGTCCCCGAGCCCTCTCGGTGGGCGCTCTTCCTTATCGGCGTATTAGGGTTGTTGTTTTTTTGCAGAATATCTTGGTTAAGGGAATCATCTTTGTCAGGATGTGTGACCAATGAGTAACGTATGGCAGCTGCTTCAAGCTTGCCGTCGACTGAAATTCTTTCCAGTCGTGTGCGTATTTTTGTTTGCATGCATACAGACGATTCATGCGCAGATGACCTATTCTGAGGCGACTAACTACGCTCAGACCTACCTGACCCAGTACGGCTACACTTGGGACGCTGTATCGAATTCGGTCCGGCATTATGACGGCACCTACCGTCCGCGGGAAAACGCCTATTATGCCAAAGTACTGTTGGAAACGGGTCGCGGCGAAGCAGACATTTTGGGTAGGGCAGAACTGGCGCTTGGCAGCGTTTTTAATAATCAGTTTACAAACGCAGCCGATCCCACTACCTACGGTCTCTTCAAAACCACGTCAACTGACACGAGTCTTTCACAGGTAAACCTCGTCTTGCATGACTTTACCGAACGAACCCTTCTGGAGATCCGCCAGACGTCGCAGTTCACAAACCTCAATACTTCCCTTCAAACCCGTTTTGATAGCAACACCCTCAATGGAGCCAACTGGACGGATACCTACCGGAACCCCGGGTGGAAAATTAGCAATCAGGATCTCAATGAGGTTTACATCAAGATCATCGCGGGGCAGACCTATAGCAATTCCGCTCTCTTGAATGCCGGCCTGACCCAATGGCAGACAACGTATGCCAGCAACAGTGCCAATGGTGGAATGGTGGAATGGTGGAATGGTGGAATTTAACACTCCGGGCTACATCCACGTCCAGATGGGAGTGCTGAACTCCCTGATCCAGGACTCTACCAATGCCTCGGTCCAGGCCCAAGCAACGCAGCTTTATACCAATCTATGGGATGAGGTCGCCCGGCATTATCACCAGCCCAGTGGGCAATTAGCAGGGCCGCAAAGCAGGAATTACGGAGATGTCTTTGGATATGTATTTGAATGTTATCTTCAGGACTCGATCAATCAACCTCCACTATCGCAAACACTCGGGGGAGGCCGCGATTACCTTCCCGCTCCGTCGAATCTGATGGGCTACTTCACCAATGCATTAACCGTCTCCCGGACAGAAGTCGATGTGTTTGTCAAAGGTCCTGAAGTCGTCACCCGGACGGATGCGGTGCACCCCTACCAACAGGAGGGTATTGTCCCGATCATAGGTACCACCTATTTGACCCCGACCTATTCTGTCGGTTCCTTGAATCTCTCCCATATCTTCCACGAAGACACTTCCGGAGAAAATAAACGCCCCCTGCTCGCAAACTTTGGCACGACCAACGCCCAGAGTGCTTGGGTCATGGACATGATGCTCAATGGAACCAATTTCAGCCATCCTCTGTTTTTTAGTGCCCAGAATGGTGGGGACATTATTGCAGGCTTAACCATGACACGGAATGCCAACGACTCGTTTAACAACCTCCCGGTGACAAGTTTTTCAGGAAGTGATTTAAGGATACGATTCATGCTTGAAGGCACCGCGGGAGCAACGAACTTCACCATTCCTGCCAGCCTTGATTCCCCTACCACAGTCAATCTCGGTAGCTTCCGCCTCACCACCCAGCTTCTTTTTCAGAATCTTGACCAAGCTAACGTTCCCTTTCTCGCTAATCCCTACTGGCAAGTGTCTCAGTCTGGTGGAAACTCCTTCCTCGACTTGGTCCTCTACAACGGAAGTATGACTAACTTTGATCTTTCCGCCATGCGAACGGGGTTGATCGCCTTTGCCTTTCGTTTTGATGATTCCGGTTCGGGAGCCATCGCGGGACTGACGACAAATTCCGGAACGAATTGGTTTCAAACCCAATGGGGAAATATCGATCTTGTCTTGCCGACATCCGTGGGTGATATTCATTCAGTTGCCCGCGATTTTCGTTATTTGAATTCCAGTAACGGGATGTGGATAGGTCTGGGCACTAATGCCACATGGGGAGGGATCAGCAACTGGCAGACCCAGCGGAGCATCGGCGGGGCCTTTTACACCAACGGTGCCTTGGCGCAGGGGATGGATGCCACCTTTCTGAGCCCATACGGGAGCGGCACGTTGATCGATATGCAGGGCACCCAATCGGTCAATAATATCGTTATCGCAAATAATTCCGATATCACGATGAGTAACGGAGCGCTTTTCATTAATGGGTCTCTGACCAAGAGCAATGCGGGTACGGTGACCATGCTCAATAACTTGACAATGCTCAGTACACAGGCGTGGAATATTCAAAATGGGACACTGATCGCAGCAGGTCAGATCGGGGATGGCTGGACAATCAATCCGACCAACTACAGCAACAGCTATCAGGATTACGGCATTACCAAGACAGGGAATGGGACTCTCGTGCTTTCGAACCCGACCAATTCCTTTGGAAATGGCGATCTGGCCTTTACAAACATACTGGTCTCTCAAGGAACTTTGATTGCCCGGGCTGATTCGGGAAACTTGGATCTGAGTGGAAATTCCAATGTCACTAAAAATACTGTTTTTGGACGCTTTGACGGAAAGTATGATCCACGAGTGTA
Coding sequences:
- a CDS encoding DUF4874 domain-containing protein; amino-acid sequence: MISNTIWLDTAPAIGRTVVENIYKLNEFTNSAISSSYLDSLQTDFDLMRSRGQKLAPTSTYDWISPVTNDVPAATVIGHLEQLATILNSNKDVMSFLNLGFIGRYGEMHTSSSGHTTPGDVTFTASGLQIVDKVMEIMAVDRMWAVRYPDQLSQLYTTPLDSSLAYTTNIQARLGFSNDGLMHDETHLGTFTSPSGEPIR
- a CDS encoding DUF4832 domain-containing protein, translated to MTEGWRVLAAWDSQGLLDDVENALGYRFRLISSSIPSFGEQGEAVSLNLMMANDGSARPFNPRDMEIILRNQSTLQDYSFDVALGDTRLFLPGAGETKTLNLSFVLTTGMALGDYDLFLNLPDPEVTLAGIADYSINLANENLWESTAGYNSLQATITVQAVPEPSRWALFLIGVLGLLFFCRISWLRESSLSGCVTNE